From the Synechococcus sp. HK01-R genome, one window contains:
- the msrB gene encoding peptide-methionine (R)-S-oxide reductase MsrB, whose translation MTFSIRQRLLSRRSLLGRVMVVAFGWMAAPRPVLAASKAADPAWTLSDAEWKRRLTPEAYQVLRREGTERPFTSPLNGEKRKGTYHCAGCDLPLFSSAAKFDSGTGWPSFWEPLAGAVATKVDFKLIIPRTEYHCRRCGGHQGHVFDDGPRPTGKRYCNNGVALRFQPSA comes from the coding sequence ATGACCTTTTCCATTCGGCAGCGGCTACTGAGCCGTCGCTCTCTGCTGGGCCGCGTCATGGTGGTTGCGTTCGGTTGGATGGCAGCTCCCAGGCCTGTCCTGGCGGCGTCTAAGGCAGCAGACCCCGCCTGGACTCTCTCGGATGCTGAATGGAAGCGTCGGCTCACACCAGAGGCCTATCAAGTGTTGCGGCGGGAAGGGACCGAGCGCCCCTTCACCAGTCCCCTGAATGGTGAGAAGCGCAAGGGCACGTATCACTGCGCTGGCTGTGACCTGCCTCTGTTTTCCTCTGCCGCCAAGTTCGACAGCGGTACGGGTTGGCCCAGCTTCTGGGAGCCGTTGGCCGGTGCGGTTGCCACGAAAGTAGATTTCAAATTGATCATTCCGCGCACCGAGTACCACTGCCGTCGTTGCGGGGGCCATCAGGGTCATGTGTTTGATGACGGTCCAAGGCCCACCGGCAAGCGCTACTGCAACAACGGCGTCGCCCTCCGGTTCCAGCCCTCTGCATGA